Proteins from one Catenuloplanes atrovinosus genomic window:
- a CDS encoding ABC transporter ATP-binding protein: MSMEMTAWNSLYHAMNAQQGKKPFSKATLRRILAFARPHRRKLAAFLAVGVVTALLAVAAPILAGRVVNAIVDGAPFDTVLVLAIAIGVIAISEAALGMLNRWLSAGIGEGLILDLRTAVFDHVQRQPIAFFTRTRTGALVSRLNNDVIGAQRAFSDTLSGVVGNTVTLILTLIVMIGISWQITLMALVLLPVFVLPARRMGGRIARLEREAAAHNSAMSTQMTERFSAPGATLIKLFGRPADESAEFAARARRVRDIGVRTAMVQWAFITALTLVSTLALAVVYGVGGFYSLRGQLDPGAVVSLALLITRLYAPLTALASARVEVMSALVSFDRVFEILDLRPLIEERTDTRPVPDGPLSVEFDRVRFSYPSADKVSLASLEEVAVLDTRGGTEVLHEVSFTAAAGEMVALVGSSGAGKSTIAQLLPRLYDVDAGAVRIGGVDVRDLSFADLRDTLGLVTQDGHLFHESVRSNLLLARPEAGEDELWDVLRRARLDDLVASLPDGLDTIVGERGYRLSGGERQRLTIARLLLARPRVVVLDEATAHLDNTSEAAVQAALAEALAGRTAVVIAHRLSTVRAADQILVVEAGDIVERGRHEELLAAGGRYAELYRTQFASATGDAPEEAAVPA; encoded by the coding sequence ATGAGCATGGAGATGACGGCGTGGAACTCGCTGTACCACGCGATGAACGCGCAGCAGGGGAAGAAGCCGTTCAGCAAGGCCACGCTGCGGCGCATCCTGGCCTTCGCGCGACCGCACCGGCGTAAACTCGCCGCGTTCCTGGCGGTCGGCGTGGTCACCGCGCTGCTCGCGGTCGCGGCGCCGATCCTGGCCGGGCGCGTGGTCAACGCGATCGTCGACGGCGCGCCCTTCGACACCGTCCTGGTGCTCGCGATCGCCATCGGCGTGATCGCGATCTCGGAGGCCGCGCTCGGCATGCTCAACCGCTGGCTGTCCGCCGGCATCGGCGAGGGGCTCATCCTCGACCTGCGCACCGCCGTCTTCGACCACGTGCAGCGGCAGCCGATCGCGTTCTTCACCCGCACCCGCACCGGCGCGCTGGTCAGCCGGCTCAACAACGACGTGATCGGCGCGCAGCGGGCGTTCTCCGACACGCTGTCCGGCGTGGTCGGCAACACCGTCACGCTGATCCTCACGCTGATCGTCATGATCGGCATCTCGTGGCAGATCACCCTGATGGCGCTGGTGCTGCTGCCGGTGTTCGTGCTCCCGGCCCGGCGGATGGGGGGCCGCATCGCCCGGCTGGAGCGGGAGGCCGCCGCGCACAACTCCGCGATGAGCACGCAGATGACCGAGCGGTTCTCCGCGCCCGGCGCCACGCTGATCAAGCTGTTCGGGCGGCCCGCGGACGAGTCGGCCGAGTTCGCCGCGCGCGCCCGCCGGGTCCGCGACATCGGCGTGCGCACCGCCATGGTCCAGTGGGCGTTCATCACCGCGCTCACGCTCGTCTCCACGCTCGCGCTCGCGGTCGTCTACGGCGTCGGCGGCTTCTACTCGCTGCGCGGCCAGCTCGACCCCGGTGCGGTCGTCTCGCTCGCGCTGCTGATCACCCGGCTGTACGCGCCGCTGACCGCGCTCGCGTCCGCCCGCGTCGAGGTGATGAGCGCGCTGGTCAGCTTCGACCGGGTCTTCGAGATCCTGGACCTGCGGCCGCTGATCGAGGAGCGCACCGACACCCGCCCGGTCCCGGACGGGCCGCTGTCCGTCGAGTTCGACCGGGTGCGGTTCTCCTACCCGTCCGCGGACAAGGTCTCCCTGGCCTCGCTGGAGGAGGTGGCGGTGCTGGACACCCGCGGCGGCACCGAGGTGCTGCACGAGGTGTCGTTCACCGCCGCGGCCGGCGAGATGGTCGCGCTGGTCGGCTCGTCCGGCGCGGGCAAGTCCACGATCGCGCAGCTGCTGCCCCGGCTGTACGACGTGGACGCCGGCGCGGTGCGGATCGGCGGCGTCGACGTGCGCGACCTGTCCTTCGCCGACCTGCGAGACACGCTCGGCCTGGTCACCCAGGACGGGCACCTGTTCCACGAGTCCGTACGGTCGAATCTGCTGCTGGCCCGGCCCGAGGCCGGCGAGGACGAGCTGTGGGACGTGCTGCGCCGCGCCCGCCTCGACGACCTGGTCGCCTCGCTGCCGGACGGGCTGGACACGATCGTCGGCGAGCGCGGCTACCGGCTGTCCGGCGGCGAGCGGCAGCGGCTGACCATCGCCCGGCTGCTGCTGGCCCGCCCGCGCGTCGTGGTGCTGGACGAGGCGACCGCGCACCTGGACAACACGTCCGAGGCGGCGGTGCAGGCCGCGCTGGCCGAGGCGCTGGCCGGGCGGACCGCCGTGGTGATCGCGCACCGGCTGTCCACGGTCCGCGCGGCCGACCAGATCCTGGTCGTGGAGGCCGGCGACATCGTCGAGCGCGGCCGGCACGAGGAACTGCTCGCGGCCGGCGGGCGGTACGCGGAGCTGTACCGCACCCAGTTCGCCTCCGCGACCGGCGACGCCCCCGAGGAGGCCGCCGTGCCCGCGTAG
- the metH gene encoding methionine synthase, producing the protein MSDTTRIDALKRLLSERIVVLDGAWGTMLQAAKLAPEDYHGPMIPADHPKDVAGDPDLLILTRPDLILDVHRQYLAAGADITTTNTFTATSIAQADYGLEHLVREMNVQGARLARQAADEAVGDKWVAGSVGPLNVTLSLSPRVDDPAYRAVTFDQVKATYAEQMSALVEGGVDIFLIETIFDTLNLKAAISAAREVAPQIPLWISVTIVDLSGRTLSGQTVEAFWRSVERAEPLAVGVNCSLGATQMRPHVAELAKLSNVYVSSHPNAGLPNAFGGYDETPAETSALVAEFAESGFVNIVGGCCGTSPAHIKAIADAVRSFPPRAINPPKPTTRFSGLEPFEIGPDTGFVMIGERTNVTGSAKFRRLIEAEDYQAAVDVALEQVRGGANLLDVNMDADLLDSEKAMTTFLNLIATEPEVARIPIMIDSSKFSVLEAGMKCVQGKGVVNSISLKEGPEAFLAQARVIKSYGLGVVVMAFDEQGQADTTSRKVDICGRAYDLLVNEAGFAPDDIIFDPNVLAVATGISEHNGYAKAFIDALPLIKQRCPGARTSGGISNLSFAFRGNDVVREAMHSAFLLHAVRAGLDMGIVNAGQLAVYADIPADLLELVEDVIFDRRPDATDRLVSFASTVTGSGTKREVDLSWREGTVAERLSYALVHGIVDYVEADTEEARQELPRPLDVIEGPLMDGMKVVGDLFGSGKMFLPQVVKSARVMKRSVAYLEPYMEKEKASGRGQGKVVLATVKGDVHDIGKNIVGVVLGCNNYEVIDLGVMVPAAKILETALAEGADAIGLSGLITPSLDEMVAVGQEMQKRGMTMPLLIGGATTSKQHTAVRIAPAYAGSTVHVLDASRVVGIVSDLLDPGRAATLDAANRQEQERLRVAHENRHSQPLLTLAAARDNRERVAFDDVPTPAFTGLRRVTPSIAELREMIDWQFLFLAWELKGKFPAILDQPVARELYDDANAMLDKIIAEGTLRASGAYAFWAAHSDGDDIVLPDAGVTFPMLRQQTQKPDGRANRCLADYVAPAGAGDHLGGFAVAIHGAEELAAAYEAEHDDYKAIMVKAVADRLAEAFAEYLHLQARREWFEPDAQPDLADLHAERFRGIRPALGYPASPDHSEKRDLFDLIDAESIGIGLTESFAMTPAAAVSGLIFAHPQSRYFTVGRIGRDQVEDYAARRGMPVEEIERWLRPNLAYDPA; encoded by the coding sequence GTGAGTGACACCACGCGCATCGATGCGTTGAAGCGGCTGCTGAGCGAGCGGATCGTGGTCCTCGACGGCGCGTGGGGCACCATGCTCCAGGCCGCCAAGCTCGCCCCCGAGGACTACCACGGCCCGATGATCCCGGCCGACCATCCGAAGGACGTCGCCGGCGACCCGGACCTGCTCATCCTCACCCGCCCCGACCTGATCCTCGACGTGCACCGGCAGTACCTCGCGGCCGGCGCGGACATCACCACCACCAACACGTTCACCGCGACCAGCATCGCCCAGGCCGACTACGGCCTCGAACACCTGGTCCGGGAGATGAACGTGCAGGGCGCGCGGCTCGCCCGGCAGGCCGCGGACGAGGCCGTCGGCGACAAGTGGGTCGCCGGCAGCGTCGGGCCGCTCAACGTGACGCTGTCGCTGTCCCCGCGCGTTGACGACCCGGCCTACCGCGCGGTCACGTTCGACCAGGTCAAGGCCACCTATGCGGAGCAGATGTCGGCGCTGGTCGAGGGCGGCGTCGACATCTTCCTGATCGAGACGATCTTCGACACGCTGAACCTGAAGGCCGCGATCTCGGCCGCGCGCGAGGTCGCGCCGCAGATCCCGCTGTGGATCTCCGTCACCATCGTCGACCTGTCCGGGCGGACGCTGTCCGGCCAGACCGTGGAGGCGTTCTGGCGCTCCGTCGAGCGCGCCGAGCCGCTCGCGGTCGGCGTGAACTGCTCGCTCGGCGCCACGCAGATGCGCCCGCACGTCGCGGAACTGGCCAAGCTGTCCAACGTGTACGTGTCGTCGCACCCGAACGCGGGCCTGCCGAACGCGTTCGGCGGTTACGACGAGACGCCCGCGGAGACCAGCGCGCTCGTCGCGGAGTTCGCCGAGTCCGGGTTCGTCAACATCGTCGGCGGCTGCTGCGGCACGTCCCCGGCACACATCAAGGCGATCGCGGACGCGGTGCGGTCGTTCCCGCCGCGCGCGATCAACCCGCCGAAGCCGACCACCCGCTTCTCCGGCCTGGAGCCGTTCGAGATCGGGCCGGACACCGGCTTCGTCATGATCGGCGAGCGGACCAACGTCACCGGCTCGGCGAAGTTCCGGCGGCTGATCGAGGCCGAGGACTACCAGGCCGCGGTCGACGTGGCTTTGGAGCAGGTGCGCGGCGGGGCGAACCTGCTGGACGTGAACATGGACGCGGACCTGCTCGACAGCGAGAAGGCCATGACCACGTTCCTCAACCTGATCGCGACCGAGCCGGAGGTCGCCCGGATCCCAATCATGATCGACAGCTCGAAGTTCTCCGTGCTCGAAGCGGGCATGAAGTGCGTCCAGGGCAAGGGGGTCGTGAACTCGATCTCCCTGAAGGAAGGGCCGGAGGCGTTCCTCGCGCAGGCCCGGGTGATCAAGTCCTACGGGCTCGGCGTGGTCGTGATGGCCTTCGACGAGCAGGGGCAGGCGGACACCACCTCCCGCAAGGTCGACATCTGCGGGCGGGCCTACGACCTGCTGGTCAACGAGGCCGGCTTCGCGCCGGACGACATCATCTTCGACCCGAACGTGCTCGCGGTCGCGACCGGCATCTCCGAGCACAACGGGTACGCGAAGGCGTTCATCGACGCGCTGCCGCTGATCAAGCAGCGGTGCCCGGGCGCGCGCACCTCCGGCGGCATCTCCAACCTGTCGTTCGCGTTCCGCGGCAACGACGTGGTCCGCGAGGCCATGCACTCCGCGTTCCTGCTGCACGCGGTGCGCGCCGGCCTGGACATGGGCATCGTCAACGCCGGCCAGCTCGCCGTCTACGCCGACATCCCCGCCGACCTGCTCGAACTCGTCGAAGACGTGATCTTCGACCGGCGGCCGGACGCCACCGACCGGCTCGTGTCGTTCGCGTCCACCGTGACCGGCTCCGGCACCAAGCGCGAGGTCGACCTCTCCTGGCGCGAGGGCACGGTCGCGGAGCGGCTGTCGTACGCGCTGGTCCACGGCATCGTCGACTACGTCGAGGCGGACACCGAGGAGGCCCGGCAGGAACTGCCCCGGCCGCTCGACGTGATCGAGGGCCCGCTGATGGACGGCATGAAGGTCGTCGGCGACCTGTTCGGCTCCGGCAAGATGTTCCTGCCCCAGGTGGTCAAGAGCGCGCGCGTGATGAAGCGCTCCGTGGCCTACCTGGAGCCGTACATGGAGAAGGAGAAGGCGTCCGGCCGCGGGCAGGGCAAGGTCGTGCTCGCCACCGTCAAGGGCGACGTGCACGACATCGGCAAGAACATCGTCGGCGTCGTGCTCGGCTGCAACAACTACGAGGTCATCGACCTCGGCGTGATGGTGCCGGCCGCGAAGATCCTGGAGACCGCGCTGGCCGAGGGCGCGGACGCGATCGGCCTGTCCGGGCTGATCACGCCGTCGCTGGACGAGATGGTCGCGGTCGGGCAGGAGATGCAGAAGCGCGGCATGACCATGCCGCTGCTGATCGGCGGCGCCACCACCTCCAAGCAGCACACCGCGGTACGGATCGCGCCCGCCTACGCCGGCTCGACCGTGCACGTGCTGGACGCGTCCCGGGTCGTCGGCATCGTCTCCGACCTGCTCGACCCCGGCCGCGCCGCCACGCTCGACGCGGCCAACCGGCAGGAGCAGGAGCGGCTGCGCGTCGCCCACGAGAACCGGCACTCCCAGCCGCTGCTCACGCTCGCCGCCGCCCGAGACAACCGCGAGCGCGTCGCCTTCGACGACGTGCCCACGCCCGCGTTCACCGGCCTGCGCCGCGTCACGCCGTCGATCGCGGAACTCCGCGAGATGATCGACTGGCAGTTCCTGTTCCTGGCCTGGGAGCTGAAGGGCAAGTTCCCGGCCATCCTGGACCAGCCGGTCGCGCGCGAGCTCTACGACGACGCCAACGCGATGCTCGACAAGATCATCGCCGAGGGTACGCTGCGGGCGTCCGGCGCGTACGCCTTCTGGGCCGCGCACTCCGACGGCGACGACATCGTGCTCCCGGACGCCGGCGTCACGTTCCCGATGCTGCGCCAGCAGACGCAGAAGCCGGACGGCCGCGCGAACCGGTGCCTCGCCGACTACGTGGCGCCCGCCGGTGCCGGCGACCACCTCGGCGGGTTCGCGGTCGCGATCCACGGCGCGGAGGAACTGGCCGCGGCGTACGAGGCCGAGCACGACGACTACAAGGCGATCATGGTGAAGGCCGTGGCCGACCGGCTCGCCGAGGCGTTCGCGGAGTACCTGCACCTCCAGGCGCGCCGCGAGTGGTTCGAGCCGGACGCCCAGCCGGACCTGGCCGACCTGCACGCGGAGCGGTTCCGCGGCATCCGGCCCGCGCTCGGCTACCCGGCCAGCCCCGACCACAGCGAGAAGCGCGACCTGTTCGACCTGATCGACGCGGAATCGATCGGCATCGGGCTGACCGAGTCGTTCGCGATGACGCCGGCCGCCGCGGTCTCCGGCCTGATCTTCGCCCACCCGCAGTCGCGCTACTTCACGGTCGGGCGGATCGGCCGCGACCAGGTGGAGGACTACGCGGCCCGGCGCGGCATGCCGGTCGAGGAGATCGAGCGCTGGCTGCGGCCGAACCTGGCCTACGACCCGGCGTAA
- a CDS encoding ABC transporter permease subunit yields the protein MIMVVRHTLRDARRGLITLLILLGGLVFAVLGGVASAYPTVAARTEISRIAESLGAASTGLTGPAVNVGTMGGYVQWKYGTVLVVIAGIWAILALTGTLAGEAGRGSLDVLAATPLSRRRLALAKLGGLLAVLTAGCAAATAGAWLGGQAFARLPGDAVPVADAAGLGAWLWTMAVAFGGLAFALAQWLGRAVGAWIAGALLIGGLVAVGYRDFSPVLDAIAPFTPWDWTYAHLPLAGRLDWASLAWPLLAGVLLLGAGVEAFARRDLGAVLSLPRVSPPAFGVRGVAGRVFADRLPAALGWGGGLAVLGFVLAASSATMAEQFVRSPSLAESFGAMFPDFDVSTPGGFLQLVMQLMFVLAGFAAVSLLGGWGADEDTGRMEMLLATPVTRAGLILRGGLGLLGAVAVVTGLAAAGVALGAVAAGSADILRPTAGTGVLGLFAAAVVGVGVAAGGLARMSAAGTVAGIAVVVTYLIDLVAPALDMPDWVREIALTAHLGRPMVGDWDVTGVTACLILAAGGLLVGAAGLTRRDLRH from the coding sequence ATGATCATGGTTGTGCGGCACACGCTCCGGGACGCCCGGCGCGGGCTGATCACGCTCCTGATCCTGCTCGGCGGTCTGGTCTTCGCCGTGCTCGGCGGCGTGGCGTCCGCCTACCCGACCGTGGCGGCCCGCACGGAGATCTCCCGGATCGCCGAGTCGCTCGGCGCCGCCTCCACCGGCCTGACCGGGCCCGCGGTCAACGTGGGCACCATGGGCGGCTACGTGCAGTGGAAGTACGGCACCGTCCTCGTCGTGATCGCCGGGATCTGGGCGATCCTGGCGCTGACCGGCACGCTCGCCGGTGAGGCCGGCCGCGGCAGCCTGGACGTGCTCGCCGCCACCCCGCTGTCCCGGCGCCGGCTCGCGCTCGCCAAGCTCGGCGGGCTGCTCGCGGTGCTCACCGCCGGGTGCGCCGCGGCCACGGCCGGCGCCTGGCTGGGTGGGCAGGCGTTCGCCCGGCTGCCCGGTGACGCCGTGCCGGTCGCGGACGCGGCGGGGCTCGGCGCCTGGCTGTGGACGATGGCGGTCGCGTTCGGCGGTCTCGCGTTCGCGCTCGCCCAGTGGCTCGGCCGCGCGGTCGGAGCGTGGATCGCCGGCGCGCTGCTGATCGGCGGGCTCGTCGCGGTCGGCTACCGGGACTTCAGCCCGGTGCTGGACGCGATCGCGCCGTTCACCCCGTGGGACTGGACGTACGCGCACCTGCCGCTGGCCGGCCGGCTGGACTGGGCGTCCCTCGCCTGGCCGCTGCTGGCCGGCGTGCTGCTGCTCGGCGCGGGCGTGGAGGCGTTCGCGCGTCGCGATCTCGGCGCGGTGCTGTCGCTGCCCCGGGTCTCGCCGCCCGCGTTCGGGGTGCGCGGCGTGGCCGGGCGGGTCTTCGCGGACCGGTTGCCGGCCGCGCTCGGCTGGGGCGGCGGGCTCGCCGTGCTCGGCTTCGTGCTCGCCGCGTCCAGCGCCACCATGGCCGAGCAGTTCGTCCGGTCGCCGTCGCTGGCGGAGTCGTTCGGCGCGATGTTCCCGGACTTCGACGTCAGCACACCGGGCGGATTCCTCCAATTGGTCATGCAGCTCATGTTCGTGCTGGCCGGGTTCGCCGCGGTGAGCCTGCTCGGCGGCTGGGGCGCGGACGAGGACACCGGGCGGATGGAGATGCTGCTCGCCACGCCGGTCACCCGCGCCGGCCTGATCCTGCGCGGCGGGCTCGGGCTGCTCGGCGCGGTCGCGGTCGTCACCGGGCTGGCCGCCGCCGGGGTCGCGCTCGGCGCCGTCGCCGCCGGCAGCGCCGACATCCTGCGACCCACCGCCGGTACGGGCGTGCTCGGCCTCTTCGCCGCCGCGGTCGTCGGCGTCGGCGTGGCCGCGGGCGGGCTCGCGCGGATGTCCGCGGCCGGCACGGTCGCCGGCATCGCGGTCGTGGTCACGTACCTGATCGACCTGGTCGCGCCCGCGCTCGACATGCCGGACTGGGTGCGCGAGATCGCGCTCACCGCGCACCTCGGCCGGCCGATGGTCGGCGACTGGGACGTCACCGGCGTCACCGCCTGCCTGATCCTCGCCGCCGGGGGACTGCTCGTCGGCGCGGCCGGGCTCACCCGCCGGGATCTCAGACACTGA
- a CDS encoding RNA polymerase-binding protein RbpA: MGERMLRGSRLGAVSYESDRNTELAPRQTREYLCAKGHRFEVPFAVDAEVPITWECKFDGSVARLVDGTEPEQKKVKPPRTHWDMLLERRSIAELEDILQERLQEVRARRGQVA; encoded by the coding sequence ATGGGCGAGCGCATGTTGCGCGGCAGCCGTCTGGGCGCAGTCAGCTACGAGTCCGACCGCAACACGGAGCTGGCGCCCCGGCAGACGCGCGAGTACCTGTGCGCGAAGGGCCACCGCTTCGAGGTTCCGTTCGCGGTCGACGCCGAGGTCCCGATCACCTGGGAGTGCAAGTTCGACGGCAGCGTCGCCCGGCTGGTCGACGGCACGGAGCCGGAGCAGAAGAAGGTCAAGCCCCCGCGCACGCACTGGGACATGCTGCTGGAGCGCCGCTCCATCGCGGAGCTGGAGGACATTCTCCAGGAGCGTCTGCAGGAGGTCCGGGCCCGTCGCGGCCAGGTCGCCTGA
- a CDS encoding TetR/AcrR family transcriptional regulator → MARTVDPVAHSTRRDAFLDAAQRIIQTKGYEALSIQDVLDATGASKGAFYHYFGGKAALLDAIVARMVDQGAARFPPPGGSALHRLDAVFGGLADFKAGQKDLIVAMIRVWMSDENAVVREHFRRRAIAAITPVLAEIIRQGAAEGVFAVTDPDATAAVFAAMVLGANEATTALIGEHATYEQVIDRLGAFGTAFERVLGAAPGALRFDRRLDAVREWFDAIA, encoded by the coding sequence GTGGCACGGACGGTGGACCCGGTGGCGCACTCGACGCGGCGGGACGCGTTCCTCGACGCGGCGCAGCGGATCATCCAGACCAAGGGCTACGAGGCGCTCAGCATCCAGGACGTGCTCGACGCGACCGGCGCGTCCAAGGGCGCGTTCTACCACTACTTCGGGGGCAAGGCCGCGCTGCTCGACGCGATCGTCGCCCGCATGGTCGACCAGGGCGCGGCGCGGTTCCCACCGCCCGGCGGCAGCGCGCTGCACCGGCTGGACGCGGTGTTCGGCGGGCTCGCCGACTTCAAGGCCGGGCAGAAGGACCTGATCGTCGCGATGATCCGGGTCTGGATGTCCGACGAGAACGCGGTGGTCCGGGAGCACTTCCGCCGCCGCGCCATCGCCGCGATCACGCCGGTGCTGGCGGAGATCATCCGCCAGGGCGCGGCCGAGGGCGTCTTCGCGGTGACGGACCCGGACGCCACCGCCGCCGTGTTCGCCGCCATGGTCCTCGGCGCGAACGAGGCCACCACCGCGCTGATCGGCGAACACGCCACGTACGAGCAGGTCATCGACCGGCTCGGTGCGTTCGGCACGGCGTTCGAGCGGGTGCTCGGCGCCGCGCCGGGCGCGCTGCGGTTCGACCGGCGGCTCGACGCCGTCCGGGAATGGTTCGATGCGATCGCCTGA
- a CDS encoding ABC transporter ATP-binding protein, with protein sequence MIIETEGLTKRYGRRRGIDDVTLGIDQGEIFGFLGPNGAGKTTTIRTLLGHLRPTAGRARIFGHDVTANPVAIHRRLGYLPGEFGLYDRLTGAQTADYFAHLYGGVDRGYRNRLMERLGVDPGRRFRELSKGNKQKVGLVVAFQHRPDLLILDEPTSGLDPLVQQEFHALVREARDEGRTVFLSSHVLSEVEAVCDRVALIRDGRIVRTGSVESLRDLAHHQVLLRFAGDVPVAAFENLPGVSDVQVTGRTLRLRVGGPMTPVVRAAAAYDLLDFESREPGLEETFLRAYQAAS encoded by the coding sequence ATGATCATCGAAACGGAAGGGCTCACCAAGCGCTACGGACGCCGCCGCGGCATCGACGACGTCACGCTCGGCATCGACCAGGGGGAGATCTTCGGGTTCCTCGGGCCGAACGGCGCCGGCAAGACCACCACCATCCGCACGCTCCTGGGCCACCTGCGCCCGACCGCCGGCCGCGCCCGGATCTTCGGGCACGACGTGACCGCGAACCCGGTCGCGATCCACCGCCGCCTCGGCTACCTGCCCGGCGAGTTCGGCCTCTACGACCGGCTCACCGGCGCGCAGACCGCCGACTACTTCGCCCACCTGTACGGCGGCGTCGACCGCGGCTACCGCAACCGGCTGATGGAACGGCTCGGCGTCGACCCGGGGCGGCGGTTCCGGGAGCTGTCCAAGGGCAACAAGCAGAAGGTCGGCCTGGTCGTCGCGTTCCAGCACCGGCCCGACCTGCTCATCCTGGACGAGCCCACGTCCGGGCTGGACCCGCTCGTCCAGCAGGAGTTCCACGCGCTGGTCCGGGAGGCGCGCGACGAGGGCCGCACCGTGTTCCTCTCCAGCCACGTGCTGTCCGAGGTCGAGGCGGTCTGCGACCGGGTGGCGCTGATCCGCGACGGGCGGATCGTGCGCACCGGCAGCGTCGAGTCGCTGCGCGACCTCGCCCACCACCAGGTGCTGCTGCGGTTCGCCGGCGACGTGCCGGTCGCCGCGTTCGAGAACCTCCCCGGTGTCTCCGACGTCCAGGTCACCGGCCGGACGCTGCGGCTGCGGGTCGGCGGGCCGATGACGCCGGTGGTGCGCGCGGCCGCGGCATACGACCTGCTCGACTTCGAGTCCCGGGAGCCGGGGCTGGAGGAGACGTTCCTGCGCGCGTACCAGGCGGCGTCATGA
- a CDS encoding carbonic anhydrase codes for MSDVTAPDTLRTPAGVLDDLIAGNERFVAGVSVHPNQDAARRATLVDAQAPKAVLFGCSDSRLAAEIIFDQGLGDLFVVRTAGHVIGSEVLGSIEYAVSVLRTPLIVVLGHNSCGAVKAAREADATGASPTGHLRAVVDALIPSVQLSAARGVTDVDGIVDVHIQNTVDRLRANSAPLAAAVYAGTCAIVGMSYQLGAGRAQLVTPDPR; via the coding sequence GTGAGCGACGTGACGGCACCCGACACCCTCCGTACCCCGGCCGGGGTACTCGACGATCTGATCGCCGGCAACGAGCGCTTCGTCGCCGGCGTCAGCGTCCACCCCAACCAGGACGCGGCACGCCGGGCCACGCTGGTCGACGCGCAGGCGCCCAAGGCCGTGCTGTTCGGCTGCTCCGACTCCCGGCTCGCCGCCGAGATCATCTTCGATCAGGGGCTCGGTGACCTGTTCGTGGTCCGTACCGCCGGGCACGTGATCGGCAGTGAGGTCCTCGGCAGCATCGAGTACGCGGTGTCCGTGCTGCGCACGCCGCTGATCGTGGTGCTCGGCCACAACTCGTGCGGTGCCGTCAAGGCCGCCCGCGAGGCCGACGCGACCGGCGCGTCCCCGACCGGTCACCTGCGCGCGGTCGTCGACGCGCTGATCCCGAGCGTGCAGTTGTCCGCCGCGCGCGGGGTCACCGACGTCGACGGCATCGTCGACGTGCACATCCAGAACACGGTCGACCGGCTCCGGGCGAACTCGGCCCCGCTCGCCGCCGCGGTCTACGCCGGCACCTGCGCGATCGTCGGCATGTCGTACCAGCTCGGCGCCGGCCGCGCCCAGTTGGTCACGCCCGACCCGCGCTGA
- a CDS encoding serine/threonine protein kinase translates to METQAEETTRPCAHCGRPVPQRASAGRPFRYCRDNDGECQRASRASRMRQRSAPGLAGQVARTWEAVDRLDQLVETLSDALHAELSPAGVERQLAEVRAETAAQVAAAHSARDEAREEAEAAGTARTLAEHAAAAAEERAAEQKRRADAAHDRATAADRAAQDARAARVAAEERATGAEALRRQAEDDRDTARAEALALRRELESERRYQDELSRELDTVKAARAALAAELERAGESLTAAEARLAESADALAASREETARARRETADAVRRIGEREAETARVREELAGQTARVAQLTAELAGARTVADALAARDREVAQLTAQLDAVRAERDAAVAHAGQLAGQVSNLASALANLGTRATNGGADSG, encoded by the coding sequence ATGGAGACGCAGGCGGAGGAGACGACGCGTCCGTGTGCGCACTGCGGCCGGCCGGTGCCGCAGCGGGCGAGCGCCGGGCGGCCGTTCCGCTACTGCCGGGACAACGACGGCGAGTGCCAGCGCGCGTCCCGCGCGTCGCGGATGCGACAGCGCAGCGCGCCGGGCCTGGCCGGGCAGGTGGCCCGCACCTGGGAGGCGGTCGACCGGCTGGATCAGCTGGTGGAGACGCTCAGCGACGCGCTGCACGCGGAGCTGTCCCCGGCCGGGGTGGAGCGGCAGCTGGCGGAGGTGCGGGCGGAGACGGCCGCGCAGGTCGCGGCCGCGCACTCGGCCCGGGACGAGGCGCGCGAGGAGGCGGAGGCGGCCGGGACCGCGCGGACGCTGGCCGAGCACGCGGCCGCGGCGGCCGAGGAGCGGGCCGCGGAGCAGAAGCGCCGCGCCGACGCCGCTCACGACCGGGCCACCGCGGCGGACCGGGCCGCGCAGGACGCGCGGGCGGCGCGGGTCGCGGCCGAGGAGCGGGCGACCGGCGCGGAGGCGCTGCGCCGGCAGGCCGAGGACGACCGGGACACCGCGCGCGCCGAGGCGCTGGCGCTGCGGCGTGAGCTGGAGTCCGAGCGCCGCTACCAGGACGAACTGTCCCGGGAGCTGGACACGGTCAAGGCCGCGCGGGCCGCGCTCGCCGCGGAGCTGGAGCGCGCCGGGGAGTCGCTGACCGCGGCCGAGGCCCGGCTGGCCGAGTCCGCGGACGCGCTGGCCGCCTCCCGCGAGGAGACCGCGCGGGCCCGGCGGGAGACCGCGGACGCGGTCCGGCGGATCGGCGAGCGGGAGGCGGAGACCGCGCGCGTGCGCGAGGAACTGGCCGGGCAGACCGCCCGGGTGGCGCAACTCACCGCCGAGCTCGCCGGCGCCCGTACCGTCGCGGACGCGCTCGCCGCCCGGGACCGGGAGGTCGCGCAGCTGACGGCGCAGCTCGACGCGGTCCGCGCGGAGCGGGACGCGGCGGTCGCGCACGCGGGCCAATTGGCCGGTCAGGTGTCGAACCTGGCGTCCGCGCTGGCGAACCTCGGCACCCGGGCGACGAATGGCGGCGCCGATTCGGGGTAG